Below is a window of Candidatus Eisenbacteria bacterium DNA.
GGCTTGTCGAGCTGGAAGAGGTACTGCTCGGCGAGCAGGAAGCCGGCCTCCGCCTTCTTGCTCACCGAGTCACCCCCGGCCTTTCGATACTGAGCGAGCCGGTCGAGGCTGGCCAGGCGGAGCGAAGCCTGCGCCCAGTACTGGGAAGATGACGACTGCGTCTGCACCTTGCCGTACTCGGTGCGGGCTCGCTCGAAATCGTCCATCGACGTCTCGTACGCGTACGCGATGCGATACTGCCCCTCGGCCGCCAGGGCCGTGCGCGGGAAGAGCTCGATCACGTCCTTGAATGTCTGCAGCGCGCGGTCGGTGCGGCCCGCCAGCTGATCGACGGCGCCGATCCGCAGCATGAGCCGGCCCCAGCGCTCGTTGCTCGCCGTCGATTGCGCGAAGCCCGTGGCCACGGCGGAAGGCGCGCTCGGCTTCTGCTCGTGGCCGGCCGCGGCCTGCAGGAGTGCGCGCTCTTCGTCGTAGCGCCGCGCCGCCTCGAGGCAATCCGCCTCCTTGAGCAGGTAACCGAATCGTTCCTCGTCATTCGCCGCCCGGAGACCGAGCGTCCGGTAATCCGCGCGCGCCAGCTCGGCCTGCCCCTGCTCCAGCAGCGCTTCGGCGCGCATCTTCAGTGCGCGATCGGCCAGCTTGCTCTTGGGGAAGCGCTCGAGCACCTGACCGGCCGAAGCCGCCGCCTCGGCGGGACGCTCGAGCGTGAGCAGGAGCGCGGACCGCTCGAGCAGCGCGTAAGGCGCGAGCTCGTGCTTGGGACTCTGCTTCAGGAAGTCATCGAATGCGGCCAGCGCGTCGGTGTGCTTGCGCGCGCGCCGCGCGCCGACGCCGAGATAGAAGAGCGCCTCGTCCTTGAGGCCGCTCTGCGGATACCGCGTGGGAAAGTCCTTCAGCATGTTCATGGTCTGGATCGGGTCGTCCTTGCCGATCAGCGAGCGCGCCCATAGCAGATAGGCATCGTCTACCCACTTCGACTTCGGATAGCTCGCCAGCAACTTCTTCGAGTATTCGATCGACTTGTTGAAGTTGGGCACCGCCGAGCCGTCGGGCTTGTCCGCAAGGTAGGGCGCGCCAGCCGTCGCCCGGTCGTAATACTTCCGCGCGAGATAGAAGGTGTTGTAGTAGGCGCACGAGGTCGTGACGGCGGCCAGCAGCACGATCGCGCAACCCTGAACGAATCGGCGGTGTCCCCTCACACGATCTCCTGGAGCGATGTCACCTCGAGCGGGCCGCGGCTCAGCGCCTCGAGTCCAGAAACCGCGGCGAGTGCACCGGCCACCGTGGTGATCACGGGCACCCCGTAGGTCACCGCGCTCTCGCGGATCGCCTTCTCGTCGTATTTGGAGGAACGCCCCAGCGGGGTATTGATCACCAGATGGATCTCGCCGGCCTCGATCAGATCAGCGGCGTTCGGGCTGCCTTCACGAACTTTGAACACTTCGCTGCATTCCACGCCATTGCGACGCAGGAAGCGCGCCGTGCCCCGGGTGGCTATGAGTTCATACCCCAGCTCGACCAGCTTCTTCGCCATAAAGGTGATCGCCCTCTTGTCGTCGTCCCGAAGGCTGAGGAAAACCCGGCCCTGGCTCGGAAGCGGTTCCCCGGAGCCAAGATGGGCCTTGGCCAGCGCCCTTCCGAAGTCCAGGTCGCGACCCATGACTTCACCGGTCGATTTCATTTCCGGCCCGAGCACCGCGTCCTCGCCCGGGAAGCGGGAGAACGGCAGGACCGGCTTCTTGACGCTCACCAGCGTCGGCTCGGGGGCGAGTTCGGGGGCGATGTCGGCGAGCTTCTCCCCGGCCATGACGCGGGCTGCGAGCCGCGCGAGCGACAGGCCCACGGCCTTGCTCACGAAGGGGACCGTGCGCGAGGCGCGGGGATTGGCCTCGAGCACGTAGACCTGCTCGTCGCGCACTGCGAGCTGCACGTTGATCAGTCCGCGAACTCCGAGCGCCTGTGCGAGCGTCTTGGTGATGTCGATCACTTCCTGAACCGTGCCTTCGCCCAGCGTGAAAGGCGGAATGACGCAGGTGGAGTCTCCGGAATGGATCCCCGCCTCTTCGATGTGCTCCATGACGGCGCCGACCAGGACGCGCTCGCCATCCGCGACCGCGTCGACGTCGACCTCGAGCGCGCCCGACAGGAACTTGTCGATCAGCACCGGCTCGTCGGCGGCGATCACCACTTCGCGCTCGAGCCATTCCGTCAGTTCCTGCTCGTCGTAGACCACGCGCATGCCGCGGCCGCCCAGCACGTAGGAGGGACGCACCAGGACGGGGTAGCCGAGGGTCTGCGCTTGACGCAGGGCCTCGGCGGCCGACGTCGCGGAAGCGCTCTCCGGTTGACGCAGACCGAGCTCGCCGATCAACACGCGAAAGCGCTCGCGGTTCTCGGCTAGATCGAGCCCGTCGAAGGGCGTCCCCCACAGCGGAACGCCCGCCTCGTGGAGCGCCCGCGCCAGCTTGAGCGGCGTCTGGCCACCGAGCTGAACGATCACCCCCACCGGCTTCTCGGCATCGATGACGTTCAGCACGTCCTCCGCCGTGAGCGGCTCGAAGTAGAGCCGGCTCGAGACGTCGTAGTCGGTGCTCACCGTCTCGGGGTTCGAATTGATGAGCAGGACGTCGAAGCCTCGCTCCTTGAGCTCGAGCGCCGCCTGCACGCAGCAGTAGTCGAATTCCAGACCCTGGCCGATGCGATTGGGCCCGCTGCCCAGGATCACGACGCGCGGGCGCGTCGACTCGGGCACTTCGCTCTCCTCTTCGTAGGTCGAGTAGAAGTAAGGCGTCACCGCTTCGAATTCCGCTCCGCAGGTGTCCACTGCCTTCATGACCGGCTTGATGCCGTAGGCCAGCCGGCGCTTGCGCACATCCTGCTCGGTGAGACCGAGACGTTGCGCCAGATGCCGGTCGGAAAGGCCCATGCGTTTGGCGTCCCGGATCATGGCTTCGCGCCACGGCGCCTCGGGATCGCGCTTCACGCGTTCCATCAGCGCGCGATCCATGTCGACGATGCGCTTCATCTGATGGAGGAACCACGGGTCGATCCCGGTCAGCCTGGACAGCCCTTCGGGTGGCTCGCCCCCGGCGAGCGCGCGGAACAGGTCCCGCAACCGGTCAGCCTGCGGGATGGGCAGCGTCTCGCGCAGCGACGCGAGCTCCGCGATCGACGCCCCGTCGGGCAGGACGTCCGTTTGATTCTCGAGCGCGCGCCACCCCTTGAGGAGCGCTTCAGGGAACGTGCGGCCGATGGCCATCACTTCGCCCACCGACTTCATGCGCGTGCCGAGCCGCG
It encodes the following:
- a CDS encoding tetratricopeptide repeat protein, translating into MRGHRRFVQGCAIVLLAAVTTSCAYYNTFYLARKYYDRATAGAPYLADKPDGSAVPNFNKSIEYSKKLLASYPKSKWVDDAYLLWARSLIGKDDPIQTMNMLKDFPTRYPQSGLKDEALFYLGVGARRARKHTDALAAFDDFLKQSPKHELAPYALLERSALLLTLERPAEAAASAGQVLERFPKSKLADRALKMRAEALLEQGQAELARADYRTLGLRAANDEERFGYLLKEADCLEAARRYDEERALLQAAAGHEQKPSAPSAVATGFAQSTASNERWGRLMLRIGAVDQLAGRTDRALQTFKDVIELFPRTALAAEGQYRIAYAYETSMDDFERARTEYGKVQTQSSSSQYWAQASLRLASLDRLAQYRKAGGDSVSKKAEAGFLLAEQYLFQLDKPDRAIEQYQAVAREFPGTEHAAKALNAEAWVRRNKFQQKAEADSLLWAVVRNYPKTEAQMNARDYLERFGHAVPSDMIQPPDPPAIATRDSVTLTQPPAQVDSIGIRHRASTMDSLFRYGMIRAGDAPPSVVAPQAAPVTPVPPPPPPISPAPSDTQRVVTDSLAVPPPQPDSTGKR
- the carB gene encoding carbamoyl-phosphate synthase large subunit, coding for MPVRSDLKKVMVIGAGPIVIGQACEFDYSGTQGCRALKSLGIEVVLLNSNPATIMTDPEFADRTYIEPLLPEIAERILEREKPDALLPTLGGQTGLNLAVQLARRGALERHGVQLIGASLEAIETAEDRERFKIAMESAGLKLPRSGYVGNVAEAVALGESLGYPLVIRSSFTLGGQGSGVVHNMRQLREVARLALSQSGSGKILIEECLLAWKEFELEVMRDRADNCVIVCSIENFDPMGIHTGDSITVAPAQTLTDRCYQEMRDAALRVMRTIKVEAGGSNIQFAVHPKTGEMRVIEMNPRVSRSSALASKATGFPIAKIATLLAAGLTLDEIPNDITKKTPACFEPSLDYCVVKIPRWAFEKFRAADPRLGTRMKSVGEVMAIGRTFPEALLKGWRALENQTDVLPDGASIAELASLRETLPIPQADRLRDLFRALAGGEPPEGLSRLTGIDPWFLHQMKRIVDMDRALMERVKRDPEAPWREAMIRDAKRMGLSDRHLAQRLGLTEQDVRKRRLAYGIKPVMKAVDTCGAEFEAVTPYFYSTYEEESEVPESTRPRVVILGSGPNRIGQGLEFDYCCVQAALELKERGFDVLLINSNPETVSTDYDVSSRLYFEPLTAEDVLNVIDAEKPVGVIVQLGGQTPLKLARALHEAGVPLWGTPFDGLDLAENRERFRVLIGELGLRQPESASATSAAEALRQAQTLGYPVLVRPSYVLGGRGMRVVYDEQELTEWLEREVVIAADEPVLIDKFLSGALEVDVDAVADGERVLVGAVMEHIEEAGIHSGDSTCVIPPFTLGEGTVQEVIDITKTLAQALGVRGLINVQLAVRDEQVYVLEANPRASRTVPFVSKAVGLSLARLAARVMAGEKLADIAPELAPEPTLVSVKKPVLPFSRFPGEDAVLGPEMKSTGEVMGRDLDFGRALAKAHLGSGEPLPSQGRVFLSLRDDDKRAITFMAKKLVELGYELIATRGTARFLRRNGVECSEVFKVREGSPNAADLIEAGEIHLVINTPLGRSSKYDEKAIRESAVTYGVPVITTVAGALAAVSGLEALSRGPLEVTSLQEIV